From Bacteroidota bacterium, one genomic window encodes:
- the purH gene encoding bifunctional phosphoribosylaminoimidazolecarboxamide formyltransferase/IMP cyclohydrolase, with translation MKAIKKINSALISVYFKDNLEPIIKHLHRLGVTLYATGGTQEFIENLEIPVIPVEDVTDYPSILGGRVKTLHPKIFGGILSRREHLGDIAELENFHIPEIDLVIVDLYPFEETVASGADEQSIIEKIDIGGISLIRAAAKNFKDVLIIPSKDQYPFLLNVLEKQEGETSIADRKLMATHAFATSSHYDSAIFNYFNKEHQLNIFRQTANEAKVLRYGENPHQSGIFYGNFEELFDRLNGKEISYNNLLDIDASISLLKEFEEPTVVIVKHNNACGLASRKTIEKAWEDALAGDPVSAFGGVISVNQKVSVELAEKMNSLFFEVLIAPEFDAKALELLSSKKNRIILKSKKIEFPEFMSRSALNGILVQSRDNSTEKVVDMTTVTNVAPTSSQLTDLEFANKIVKHTKSNTIVIAKNGQLIASGTGQTSRVDALQQAIAKAKHFKFDLNGAVMASDAFFPFPDCVEIADKAGIKAIIQPGGSVKDQESIDYCNQHNLAMVTTGKRHFKH, from the coding sequence ATGAAAGCCATCAAAAAGATCAATAGCGCACTGATTTCTGTATATTTTAAAGATAATCTGGAGCCAATTATCAAACATTTACATCGCCTGGGTGTAACACTTTATGCAACCGGTGGTACTCAGGAATTCATTGAAAATCTGGAAATCCCGGTAATCCCTGTCGAAGATGTGACCGATTATCCATCCATCCTAGGTGGCAGAGTCAAAACACTGCATCCGAAGATCTTTGGGGGAATTTTAAGCCGGCGTGAACATTTAGGTGATATCGCTGAGCTTGAAAACTTCCATATCCCTGAAATTGACCTTGTTATAGTTGATCTCTACCCATTTGAAGAAACGGTTGCCTCAGGTGCCGATGAACAAAGCATCATAGAAAAAATTGATATTGGCGGAATTTCTCTGATTCGGGCAGCTGCAAAAAACTTTAAAGATGTTCTCATAATTCCTTCAAAAGATCAATACCCTTTCCTTTTGAATGTATTGGAAAAACAGGAAGGTGAAACTTCGATTGCAGATCGTAAGTTGATGGCTACACATGCCTTTGCAACTTCATCTCACTATGATTCTGCAATTTTTAACTATTTCAATAAGGAGCATCAGTTGAATATTTTCCGGCAGACTGCCAATGAAGCAAAAGTGCTTCGTTACGGTGAAAACCCGCATCAGTCCGGAATTTTCTATGGAAATTTTGAAGAACTTTTTGACCGTTTGAATGGAAAAGAAATTTCCTACAATAATTTACTCGATATCGACGCATCTATTTCTCTTTTGAAAGAATTTGAAGAGCCTACGGTCGTTATTGTTAAACATAATAATGCCTGCGGACTGGCTTCACGCAAAACAATAGAAAAAGCATGGGAAGATGCTTTGGCCGGTGATCCGGTCTCTGCTTTTGGAGGTGTTATTAGTGTAAATCAAAAAGTAAGTGTAGAGCTTGCTGAAAAAATGAATTCTCTTTTCTTCGAAGTATTGATCGCTCCTGAGTTTGATGCGAAAGCTCTGGAATTACTTTCTTCAAAAAAGAACAGGATCATTTTGAAGAGTAAAAAAATTGAGTTCCCTGAATTCATGTCAAGATCAGCATTGAATGGTATCCTTGTTCAAAGTCGGGATAACAGCACTGAAAAGGTTGTTGATATGACTACAGTAACAAATGTTGCTCCGACTTCATCGCAATTGACGGATCTGGAATTTGCAAACAAAATTGTAAAACACACAAAGTCGAATACAATTGTAATTGCAAAAAACGGACAACTGATTGCAAGTGGAACGGGTCAGACCTCAAGAGTAGATGCTTTGCAACAAGCAATTGCGAAAGCAAAGCATTTCAAATTTGATCTGAATGGAGCTGTAATGGCTTCCGATGCTTTTTTTCCTTTCCCCGATTGTGTGGAGATTGCCGATAAAGCAGGAATCAAAGCGATCATTCAACCGGGTGGTTCTGTAAAAGACCAGGAATCGATTGACTATTGCAATCAGCATAATCTTGCAATGGTAACTACTGGCAAACGCCATTTTAAGCACTAA
- a CDS encoding rod shape-determining protein has product MGLFDFLTQEIAIDLGTANTLIIHNDKVVVDEPSIVAIDRMTGKVIAVGKQAMMMHGKTHENIKTVRPLKDGVIADFDAAEHMIRGMIKMLSPKGSLFTPSLRMVICIPSGITEVEKRAVRDSAEHAGGKEVYLIHEPMAAAIGIGIDVEEPMGNMIIDIGGGTSEIAVIALGGIVCDQSIRVAGDGFTNDIWDYMRRQHNILIGERSAERIKIEVGSALPELENPPPDFAVHGRDLMTGIPKEITVSYSEIAHALDKSISKVEEAILKALEMTPPELSADIYRTGIYLTGGGALLRGLDQRIALKTKLPVHVAEDPLRAVVRGTGIALKNIGRFKFLIP; this is encoded by the coding sequence ATGGGATTGTTCGATTTTCTTACTCAAGAAATTGCTATTGACCTGGGAACGGCCAATACGCTGATTATTCATAACGACAAAGTTGTGGTAGATGAACCATCTATCGTGGCTATCGATCGTATGACCGGAAAGGTCATTGCAGTCGGTAAACAGGCCATGATGATGCATGGTAAAACGCACGAAAATATCAAGACAGTCCGCCCATTGAAAGATGGTGTGATTGCCGATTTCGATGCTGCTGAACACATGATCCGCGGAATGATAAAAATGCTTAGTCCGAAAGGCAGCCTTTTTACTCCTTCTCTAAGAATGGTGATCTGTATCCCTTCAGGAATTACTGAAGTTGAGAAGAGAGCCGTTCGTGATTCCGCTGAACATGCCGGTGGCAAAGAAGTGTATCTCATTCACGAACCCATGGCTGCTGCAATCGGTATCGGTATCGATGTGGAAGAACCAATGGGAAATATGATCATCGATATCGGTGGTGGTACAAGTGAAATTGCTGTCATCGCTCTTGGTGGAATTGTTTGCGATCAGTCTATCCGCGTAGCAGGTGACGGTTTTACAAATGACATCTGGGATTACATGCGTCGTCAGCACAATATCCTCATCGGTGAACGTTCTGCCGAAAGAATTAAAATAGAAGTTGGCTCCGCATTACCTGAACTTGAAAATCCGCCACCTGATTTCGCTGTTCATGGCCGCGATCTTATGACGGGTATTCCAAAAGAAATTACAGTGAGCTATTCTGAAATTGCTCATGCACTTGATAAATCAATTTCAAAAGTTGAAGAAGCGATTCTGAAAGCTCTTGAAATGACTCCACCTGAATTGTCTGCCGATATTTATCGTACCGGAATTTATCTGACCGGTGGTGGCGCACTTCTTCGTGGACTGGATCAAAGAATAGCTTTGAAAACAAAATTGCCTGTTCACGTTGCTGAAGATCCACTACGTGCAGTTGTTCGTGGTACCGGTATCGCTCTGAAAAATATCGGACGTTTCAAATTCCTTATTCCTTAA
- the mreC gene encoding rod shape-determining protein MreC yields MRNLFLFLWKYNFFISFLLLEILCGYLIVQNNNFQRASFINSTNQVAAKVNSAVSSVTEYINLGITNDALSRENAAFKSLMPDVFYIDSAIRRVQSDTVLKQQYTFMTAKVVNNTTNRRSNYLTLNRGSLQGVQPEMGVICPDGIVGIVKDVSEHYCSVISFLHKDSRISARLKKTNFIGSMVWDGFDATHGRLNDIEKHVKVSKGDTIITTSFSSIFPEGILIGVVESVNPTSNSTFQDITIRLSTRFGSLSYVYIVSNLLKDEQQALEEPLKNDR; encoded by the coding sequence ATGCGTAATCTGTTTCTCTTCCTTTGGAAGTATAACTTTTTTATTTCTTTCCTGCTCCTGGAAATTCTATGCGGTTACCTTATCGTTCAGAATAATAATTTCCAACGCGCAAGTTTCATCAATTCTACCAATCAGGTTGCTGCTAAAGTAAACTCTGCTGTCAGTTCTGTAACTGAATACATCAATTTGGGAATTACTAATGACGCTCTCTCAAGAGAAAATGCTGCTTTCAAATCATTGATGCCTGATGTATTTTACATCGATAGCGCTATTCGAAGAGTTCAATCCGATACAGTACTGAAACAACAATATACTTTCATGACTGCCAAAGTTGTGAATAATACTACAAATCGCAGAAGTAATTATCTTACTCTAAACCGCGGTAGTCTGCAAGGTGTACAACCTGAAATGGGTGTGATCTGTCCGGACGGAATCGTTGGAATTGTTAAAGATGTTTCCGAACATTATTGTTCGGTAATTTCATTTCTTCATAAAGACAGTCGTATCAGTGCCCGTCTGAAAAAAACAAACTTTATCGGATCAATGGTGTGGGATGGATTTGATGCAACTCACGGCCGGTTAAACGATATTGAAAAACACGTTAAGGTAAGTAAAGGCGATACGATCATCACAACTTCTTTCTCTTCTATTTTTCCTGAAGGAATCTTGATCGGAGTGGTGGAGTCTGTTAATCCGACTTCAAATAGTACATTCCAGGATATCACTATCCGCTTGTCAACAAGGTTTGGAAGTTTATCCTATGTATATATAGTAAGCAATCTTTTAAAAGATGAACAACAGGCATTGGAGGAGCCATTAAAAAATGATCGTTAA
- the mreD gene encoding rod shape-determining protein MreD — MIVKILAQLWRFIFLIGLQVVLLNHIQWSGYVNPYVYILFILMLPVETPKWLLLILALCTGLVIDMFGTSGGIHAAATVFMAFARPGVLKLIAPRDGYDTDTKLTPGVMGFNWFITYISIMVLLHHLAYFYIEVFRFSEFFMTFLKAIINSMITVVLIVVGQYLFGRQGKRNERIIG; from the coding sequence ATGATCGTTAAAATCCTGGCTCAACTATGGCGCTTTATCTTCCTTATCGGATTACAAGTAGTCCTGCTCAATCATATTCAATGGAGCGGCTACGTCAATCCATATGTTTACATCCTCTTCATTCTGATGCTTCCGGTTGAAACACCAAAGTGGCTGTTACTTATTCTTGCTCTCTGCACCGGATTAGTGATCGATATGTTTGGTACCAGCGGCGGCATTCATGCTGCAGCAACTGTCTTCATGGCATTTGCGCGGCCGGGAGTATTAAAGCTTATCGCACCACGTGATGGTTACGATACTGATACGAAACTTACACCCGGTGTTATGGGCTTTAATTGGTTCATAACCTATATCAGCATTATGGTATTGTTGCATCATCTTGCGTATTTTTACATAGAGGTGTTCCGCTTCAGTGAGTTTTTTATGACATTCTTAAAGGCAATCATCAATTCAATGATCACCGTTGTACTCATTGTTGTCGGTCAGTATTTATTCGGAAGACAAGGGAAGAGAAATGAACGTATCATCGGGTAG
- the mrdA gene encoding penicillin-binding protein 2: MNVSSGRTTVIYFIFFVVAFIYLLRLFYIQVIDKSYELSANNNVLRLVIDYPSRGLIYDRNGKLLVFNEPVYDLMIIPKQAKDIDTVELCKLIGITKEDYIEKFRKAKAYSPVKATIFEKQLSVVTYATFQEKLYKFPGFFVQPRTLRKYPDPMAAHLFGYIGEVDSAITHKNPYYRDGDYIGKSGIEQSYETVLRGQRGVRRVMVDVFNREKGSFQDGKYDTAAVAGESLTITIDADLQRYAEKLFQNKVGAVVAIEPSTGEILACVSNPSYDPNLLVGRARTKNYAHLLFDPSKPLFNRALMAYYPPGSTFKLINDLIGEEEGVLHPNTSYYCDGGYHMGSLTVKCDARHGTIALETAIEHSCNTYHCYVFRSIVDQKKFKSTEEGYENWRRHVLTFGIGKRLYSDLPQELKGNVPTVQYYDKYFGKGRWRSSTVVSLSIGQGELGITPLQMANTMCIIANRGHFYIPHIMKKVGNNPQKDKKFTEKNHTSVRPEYYDIVQDGMQKVLESGTAARSQIKGITVLGKTGTAQNPGKDHSLFVGFAPRENPKIAVGIMVENGGWGSDWAAPIATLMIEKYLNDTIARKDLEKRMFEGVITPKVYQPKVPIAKKDSVVKLIPVRPKLIKTKN; the protein is encoded by the coding sequence ATGAACGTATCATCGGGTAGGACTACCGTAATTTATTTTATTTTTTTCGTCGTAGCATTTATTTATTTGTTGCGCTTATTCTATATTCAGGTTATCGATAAGAGTTATGAGTTGTCTGCAAATAATAATGTTTTACGTCTTGTAATTGATTACCCTTCACGCGGATTGATCTACGACAGAAATGGAAAGCTGCTTGTATTTAATGAGCCTGTTTATGATCTGATGATCATTCCCAAGCAAGCAAAGGACATCGATACTGTTGAATTGTGTAAACTGATCGGAATCACAAAGGAAGATTATATTGAAAAGTTCAGAAAAGCAAAAGCTTATTCACCCGTAAAAGCAACGATCTTCGAAAAACAATTGTCTGTCGTTACGTATGCGACATTTCAGGAAAAGTTATATAAGTTTCCCGGATTTTTTGTTCAGCCTCGTACACTTAGAAAGTATCCTGATCCTATGGCTGCCCATTTGTTCGGATATATCGGTGAAGTAGATTCTGCAATCACTCACAAAAATCCGTACTACCGCGATGGTGACTACATTGGTAAAAGCGGTATTGAACAATCGTATGAAACAGTTCTCCGCGGACAACGAGGAGTCCGGAGAGTTATGGTTGATGTATTCAACCGCGAGAAAGGAAGTTTTCAGGACGGAAAATATGATACAGCTGCTGTTGCCGGTGAAAGTCTTACGATAACGATCGATGCCGATCTGCAACGGTATGCTGAAAAATTATTTCAGAATAAAGTCGGAGCAGTCGTAGCGATTGAACCTTCTACCGGAGAGATCCTCGCCTGCGTAAGTAATCCTTCCTATGATCCGAATTTACTTGTAGGACGTGCACGAACTAAAAATTACGCTCATCTTTTATTTGATCCATCAAAGCCTTTGTTCAATCGTGCATTGATGGCTTACTATCCGCCGGGTTCAACATTCAAGCTTATCAACGATCTGATCGGTGAAGAAGAAGGCGTATTGCATCCGAATACTTCTTACTACTGCGATGGAGGATATCACATGGGTTCACTCACTGTGAAATGTGATGCACGACACGGTACGATTGCTTTGGAAACTGCTATCGAACATTCATGCAATACTTATCACTGTTATGTTTTCAGGAGCATTGTTGATCAGAAAAAATTTAAGTCTACAGAAGAAGGCTATGAGAACTGGAGACGACATGTACTAACATTCGGTATTGGTAAAAGACTTTATAGTGATCTGCCTCAGGAATTGAAAGGGAATGTTCCGACTGTTCAGTATTACGATAAATATTTTGGTAAAGGCAGATGGAGATCGTCTACAGTTGTTTCCCTTTCTATCGGACAAGGTGAATTAGGAATTACTCCATTGCAAATGGCAAATACAATGTGCATCATTGCCAACCGCGGACATTTTTATATTCCGCACATCATGAAAAAAGTGGGGAATAACCCGCAGAAAGATAAAAAGTTCACAGAGAAGAATCATACTTCAGTTCGTCCGGAGTATTATGACATCGTGCAGGATGGTATGCAAAAAGTTCTCGAGTCCGGAACAGCTGCGCGATCACAGATTAAAGGAATTACCGTTTTAGGTAAAACAGGTACTGCACAGAATCCCGGGAAAGATCACTCGCTCTTTGTCGGTTTTGCTCCAAGAGAAAATCCAAAGATCGCTGTAGGGATCATGGTTGAAAATGGAGGCTGGGGTAGCGACTGGGCTGCGCCTATTGCAACTTTAATGATAGAGAAATATCTGAACGATACGATTGCCAGAAAAGATCTTGAGAAAAGAATGTTTGAAGGAGTTATTACTCCAAAAGTATATCAGCCAAAAGTTCCGATTGCAAAAAAGGATAGTGTTGTGAAACTCATTCCGGTCAGACCGAAATTAATTAAAACAAAAAACTGA
- the rodA gene encoding rod shape-determining protein RodA, whose translation MGRDDRSILQNIDWVLVGIFLVMVLFGWMNIYAAVYNDEHKSILDFTQNYGKQSIWIVCALFIALMVLVIDGKFYAAFSYAIYVVMILLLLSTFAFAKNVKGSYGWIDIGAYKLQPAEFAKFATNMALAKFLSTLDTRMQDFKTKLISLAIIGIPAIIILLQNDTGSALVFGAFVLVLYREGLSGNILLLGLVSGALFVLALLIQQTTLFIVIGIIALLILMVVRRNKKNIFTIVAGALVAMAIVFSVDYFYNSVLQDHQRIRIDVLLGKEVDLKGAGYNVNQSKIAIGSGGFFGKGFLKGTQTKYDFVPEQSTDFIFCTVGEEWGFLGSLVVIGLFVALLARIIYVAERQRSAYSRIYGYGVACILFVHLLINIGMTIGLAPVIGIPLPFFSYGGSSLWSFTILLFIFIRLDAYRLQILR comes from the coding sequence ATGGGAAGAGACGACAGAAGCATATTGCAAAACATTGACTGGGTACTTGTAGGGATCTTCCTTGTAATGGTTTTATTCGGGTGGATGAATATTTATGCAGCAGTTTATAATGATGAGCATAAGAGCATTCTTGATTTTACCCAGAACTATGGTAAACAAAGCATCTGGATCGTTTGTGCATTGTTCATCGCTTTAATGGTCCTTGTTATCGATGGAAAGTTTTATGCGGCATTCTCCTATGCCATCTATGTAGTTATGATCCTGCTCTTGCTGTCAACCTTTGCTTTTGCAAAAAATGTAAAAGGATCGTATGGTTGGATTGACATTGGTGCATATAAATTGCAACCCGCCGAGTTTGCGAAATTTGCAACGAACATGGCGCTCGCAAAATTTTTAAGTACACTGGATACAAGAATGCAGGATTTCAAAACAAAGTTGATCTCATTGGCAATCATTGGAATTCCGGCTATAATTATTTTATTGCAAAATGATACAGGTTCTGCATTAGTCTTCGGTGCATTTGTGCTTGTCCTTTACAGAGAAGGCCTTTCAGGAAATATACTTTTACTTGGATTGGTCTCTGGAGCATTGTTTGTTCTAGCATTGCTTATCCAGCAAACAACATTATTTATTGTTATAGGAATAATTGCTTTGCTGATCTTAATGGTTGTGCGGAGGAATAAGAAAAATATTTTTACAATTGTTGCAGGCGCACTTGTAGCAATGGCAATTGTGTTCAGTGTCGATTATTTTTACAACAGTGTTCTTCAGGATCACCAGCGAATTCGTATTGATGTTTTGCTTGGAAAAGAAGTGGATCTGAAGGGTGCCGGTTATAATGTCAATCAAAGTAAGATCGCTATCGGCTCCGGTGGATTTTTTGGTAAAGGATTCTTAAAAGGAACTCAAACAAAATATGACTTTGTGCCTGAGCAAAGCACTGACTTTATTTTCTGTACAGTAGGCGAGGAGTGGGGTTTTCTTGGAAGTCTTGTGGTCATCGGACTCTTTGTTGCACTACTTGCCCGCATCATTTATGTAGCTGAAAGGCAAAGATCAGCCTACTCCAGGATCTATGGGTATGGCGTAGCGTGTATACTTTTTGTGCATTTATTGATCAATATCGGTATGACCATTGGATTAGCGCCTGTAATTGGGATTCCTTTGCCATTTTTTAGCTATGGCGGTTCATCATTATGGTCCTTTACAATCCTCCTTTTTATCTTCATCCGGCTTGATGCCTACAGGCTGCAAATTCTGAGATAA
- a CDS encoding cytochrome P460 family protein, translating into MKKTLLSIISLISIMGIMQSCTKENEECSSTSISDQTIAQMVQSSSDLVYMTSSAKSLQTSGNFRIKMNSTAASAFRNSGKSTYPNNSMLVREALDQNGNVTGSDIMYRSMSDPNAHQGWIWTSLDENGEVIYNASERGAKCQSCHSGNIVSFNGI; encoded by the coding sequence ATGAAAAAAACACTACTTTCTATTATCTCCCTGATTTCAATTATGGGAATCATGCAGTCTTGCACAAAAGAAAATGAAGAATGTTCTTCTACATCAATCTCTGATCAGACGATAGCACAAATGGTGCAGTCATCATCAGATCTGGTATATATGACTTCTTCAGCAAAATCTTTGCAAACATCGGGTAACTTCCGGATTAAAATGAACTCTACTGCAGCTTCAGCTTTTAGAAATAGTGGAAAGTCAACTTATCCGAACAACAGTATGCTTGTTCGCGAAGCGCTTGATCAAAATGGAAATGTAACTGGTTCAGATATTATGTATAGATCAATGTCGGATCCTAATGCTCACCAAGGCTGGATCTGGACAAGTCTGGATGAAAACGGTGAAGTAATTTATAATGCATCTGAAAGAGGAGCGAAATGTCAAAGCTGTCATAGCGGAAATATCGTTTCTTTTAACGGCATCTGA
- a CDS encoding T9SS type A sorting domain-containing protein, which yields MKKCLLLLFPLILLFFSSEKTSAQCAMAVNGNVYTVTTPLDNVPGSLRSAINDANIDGTGGLITVACSGPIVLQSPLPQIYCDSLMIIIAGVQLDGGNVCTDPAFEFSTAHSCASLSPNSAINFIPRVFSVFSSDDSGPGTLRDIINAANFSPSQDIIHFNLSGPAPRTIQLNSALPQIIYSLEINGASQPLHGYIGSAPRIAIEGVNKTFPGLWFENINDPSGFIGKVYGLTLHNFSTAVHSEVLYQMVIGDNLRRNVIGHNNWGIFSRNDSLLDITNNFIGLDTGGTAADSNDIGITILGNQNASQQLQVNRNVISGNNQGAIIYNGVLSGSFKGNLIGTDKTGSYEIANPHGGISCGGSNVEFGGLNPGDGNLFSGSSYSNLEAGINNRVLGNKFGTNLAGTMAIPNIDGPCVVAYGGTIIGGPSLSDRNIFGSNAIMILGPGVRVENNYFGIDSSGTINFPINGSAVECLSDSNEIKNNVIRNCESGIALSSRHNVVIGNSISECYNGINCNANFNLYTHNSIFNNSNLGIYHFNNANNNLLPPVIAIFNQNGASGSSEPNAVIELYYSESQNGTPQGKTYITTVTADAAGIWSYIGSLIDTLNITATQTINGNSTSVFADFPLSSHIDSDPDMNISIYPNPANSYFILETSREILQTSISDLLGKTLLTINTYSVDKVFNTSWLENGFYIIRIKTTNGEYFTRIQIVH from the coding sequence ATGAAAAAATGTCTGCTCTTATTGTTTCCGCTTATACTTTTATTTTTTTCTTCTGAAAAAACTTCTGCACAATGTGCAATGGCAGTAAATGGAAATGTATATACTGTCACAACACCTTTAGATAATGTTCCTGGAAGTCTGAGATCTGCTATAAATGATGCGAACATTGACGGAACAGGTGGCCTCATTACTGTAGCTTGTAGTGGACCAATTGTTCTTCAGTCCCCGCTGCCGCAAATTTATTGCGATTCGCTCATGATTATAATCGCCGGCGTGCAACTTGATGGTGGTAATGTCTGCACTGATCCTGCATTCGAATTTTCTACTGCTCATAGTTGTGCTTCACTTTCTCCAAATTCAGCAATTAATTTTATTCCCAGGGTTTTCTCCGTCTTCAGTTCTGATGATTCAGGTCCGGGTACATTAAGGGATATCATTAATGCAGCAAACTTTTCGCCTTCTCAGGATATTATACATTTTAATTTATCCGGTCCTGCACCCCGGACAATTCAATTGAACAGTGCATTGCCTCAAATAATCTACTCTCTTGAAATCAATGGAGCAAGCCAGCCTTTACATGGATATATTGGATCTGCCCCTCGAATTGCAATTGAAGGAGTCAATAAAACATTTCCAGGTTTATGGTTTGAGAACATCAATGATCCATCAGGCTTCATTGGAAAGGTGTATGGACTTACACTCCATAATTTTTCAACAGCCGTACATTCGGAAGTTCTATATCAGATGGTTATCGGAGATAATTTACGACGGAATGTGATCGGTCATAACAATTGGGGAATATTTTCAAGGAATGACAGTCTTCTGGATATTACAAATAATTTTATCGGACTGGATACCGGTGGTACGGCTGCTGATTCAAATGACATTGGAATAACAATTTTGGGAAATCAAAATGCCTCACAGCAATTACAAGTCAATCGCAATGTTATTTCAGGAAATAATCAAGGCGCTATAATATATAACGGAGTGTTAAGCGGGTCTTTTAAAGGCAATCTGATTGGAACTGACAAGACAGGATCTTATGAAATTGCAAATCCGCATGGGGGAATTTCTTGCGGAGGAAGTAATGTAGAATTTGGTGGATTGAATCCCGGAGATGGAAATCTTTTTTCAGGGAGTTCATATTCTAATCTTGAAGCCGGAATAAATAATCGTGTTTTAGGGAATAAGTTCGGAACTAATCTTGCTGGAACAATGGCGATACCTAATATTGACGGTCCATGTGTTGTAGCTTACGGCGGAACAATTATTGGTGGTCCTTCGCTCTCAGACAGAAATATTTTTGGAAGTAACGCAATAATGATTCTCGGACCGGGAGTAAGAGTTGAGAATAATTATTTTGGAATAGATAGCTCAGGCACGATTAATTTCCCTATAAATGGAAGCGCAGTAGAGTGCTTGTCGGATTCGAATGAGATTAAAAATAACGTAATCAGGAATTGTGAATCCGGAATAGCACTGAGTAGTCGTCACAATGTTGTCATTGGTAATAGCATCAGCGAATGCTATAATGGGATTAACTGCAATGCCAATTTTAATTTGTACACGCATAACAGTATTTTCAACAATTCAAATTTGGGAATTTATCATTTCAATAATGCCAATAATAATTTACTGCCACCTGTAATTGCAATTTTTAACCAGAACGGAGCATCAGGAAGTTCAGAACCGAATGCTGTTATCGAATTGTATTACAGCGAGTCTCAGAACGGAACTCCACAAGGTAAAACATATATTACAACAGTCACTGCTGATGCAGCAGGAATATGGTCTTATATAGGCTCACTGATCGATACATTGAATATTACTGCGACTCAGACGATAAATGGTAACAGTACTTCCGTGTTTGCTGATTTTCCGTTATCGTCGCATATTGATTCTGATCCGGATATGAATATTTCAATATATCCGAATCCGGCAAATTCTTATTTTATTCTGGAAACTTCAAGAGAAATTTTACAGACAAGTATTTCTGATCTTCTCGGAAAAACTCTTTTAACAATTAACACTTATTCTGTAGACAAAGTCTTCAATACTTCCTGGCTTGAAAATGGTTTTTATATCATCAGAATTAAAACAACGAATGGAGAATATTTTACAAGAATTCAGATAGTCCATTAA
- a CDS encoding T9SS type A sorting domain-containing protein has protein sequence MPGKNKINLDLSDLNSGTYFCKIKSNIDFQTIKLIKN, from the coding sequence GTGCCGGGTAAAAATAAAATAAATCTTGATCTGTCTGATCTGAATAGTGGGACTTACTTTTGTAAAATAAAATCGAATATAGATTTTCAAACAATCAAACTAATTAAAAATTAA